Proteins encoded together in one Carboxydothermus pertinax window:
- the dnaB gene encoding replicative DNA helicase, translating into MDELLKLPPQNIDAEQAVLGTILTKGENLYKVIEILKPEDFYREAHKLIYQVMLDLNEKGEPITLLTVTEALKQKGELERAGGVSYVASLLAMAVPETTLESHADIIEEKAILRHLIDLSEQIKRLSYNEKDAESILEEAERLVLEVGMKRNQQTYTAVREIVYEAIERIEFLYQNRGNITGIPTHFYDLDRMLNGLQKSDLIIIAARPAMGKTSFCLNIAQNAAIKSGVPVAVFSLEMSKEQLVTRMLTSEAMVDQHRVRAGELSDEDWLRLTEVAGVLARAPIYIDDTPGLTIRELRARARRLKQEKNVGLIIIDYLQLLGGSRRAESRQQEISEISRALKGLAKELDLPVVALSQLSRAVEARQDKRPIMSDLRESGSLEQDADIVMFIYREEYYKPETEKKSIAEIIIAKQRNGPTGVIELGFLKEFTKFVNLAKKYTE; encoded by the coding sequence ATGGATGAGCTTTTAAAGCTTCCTCCGCAAAATATTGATGCCGAACAGGCGGTTTTAGGGACTATATTAACTAAAGGGGAAAATCTCTATAAAGTAATTGAGATCTTAAAGCCTGAGGATTTTTACCGGGAAGCCCATAAATTAATTTACCAGGTAATGCTCGATTTAAATGAAAAAGGCGAGCCGATTACCCTGTTAACGGTAACTGAAGCCTTAAAACAAAAAGGCGAATTGGAGCGGGCAGGGGGAGTATCGTACGTAGCTTCCCTTTTGGCAATGGCAGTACCGGAAACCACTTTAGAAAGTCATGCCGATATTATAGAAGAAAAAGCAATATTACGGCACTTAATCGATCTTTCAGAACAAATAAAAAGGCTTAGCTATAATGAAAAAGACGCCGAAAGCATTCTAGAAGAAGCGGAACGGCTGGTTTTGGAAGTGGGGATGAAACGAAACCAGCAGACCTATACCGCGGTAAGAGAAATAGTTTACGAGGCCATTGAGAGGATTGAGTTTTTATATCAAAATCGGGGCAATATTACCGGAATACCCACCCACTTTTATGACTTGGACCGGATGTTAAATGGGTTGCAAAAAAGCGACCTAATTATTATTGCGGCTAGGCCGGCGATGGGAAAAACCAGTTTTTGTCTTAATATAGCCCAAAATGCTGCCATTAAAAGCGGGGTACCGGTAGCGGTTTTTAGCTTGGAGATGTCGAAAGAGCAGTTAGTCACCCGGATGCTAACTTCGGAGGCTATGGTGGACCAACACCGGGTACGGGCGGGCGAGCTTAGTGATGAAGACTGGCTTAGGCTCACGGAAGTGGCGGGGGTTTTAGCTAGAGCCCCTATTTACATTGACGACACCCCGGGTTTAACCATCCGGGAGCTCAGAGCCCGGGCAAGAAGGCTTAAGCAAGAGAAAAATGTTGGTTTAATCATCATTGACTATCTCCAGCTTTTAGGAGGCAGCCGCCGGGCGGAAAGTCGTCAACAGGAAATTTCCGAAATTTCCCGGGCCTTAAAGGGTCTTGCTAAAGAGCTGGACTTGCCGGTAGTGGCCTTGTCGCAACTTTCCCGGGCGGTGGAAGCGCGGCAGGATAAAAGGCCTATTATGTCGGATTTAAGGGAATCAGGTTCCTTAGAGCAGGATGCGGATATTGTCATGTTTATTTACCGGGAGGAGTATTATAAGCCTGAAACGGAAAAGAAAAGCATTGCGGAAATAATAATAGCAAAACAAAGAAACGGCCCTACCGGAGTGATAGAGTTAGGCTTTTTAAAAGAATTTACCAAATTTGTAAACCTTGCAAAAAAGTATACGGAATAA